From Antennarius striatus isolate MH-2024 chromosome 9, ASM4005453v1, whole genome shotgun sequence, one genomic window encodes:
- the phc1 gene encoding polyhomeotic-like protein 1 isoform X2 produces the protein MEGGEDQNTGTTNGNPQTSGNSRAPQIAHMSLYERQAVQALQALQRQPNAAQYFQQLMLQQQINSAQLHNLAAVQQATLAASRQSNTTSNSMSQAPTTVNISTTSTGGTMTNPRPHGPATSATTTGLNQSVLLGGNSAGQGQMYLRVNRSLRAPLASQLIFMPGGTATATVATVAQTQPQQQQQQQQQQQQQQQQQQHEVAPAGAQSDHDQVQNLALHCAPRAAAVKSELPERKDVATFPAGQQQQQTFAQTPQQQPQRQQQMTKQNFPQQSTANTMTAKAGNQASMTVTPAASIAPSSTSSPALPLSQLLLSSSTAPVILVPTSNVPTTTQGYSIGSVTPKANVNTQTLVVQPLQQASTNTDKGPVPIQPKTAQGQRLPVQMPPRHPPPILPAPPSNSQASTMGHNTPHIPVQLVGTRQGLAGNAQAVALAQIKPTIGSLKRKSDSDAPNEMSTEASDSAPMKDSAPPLSPAPTKDLAPSAAAAFPSPPTLSLPLPLSRIGLGDKDRPPVPHAVVKPQVLTHLIEGFVIQEGAEPFPVAGLLKDRDFALVGRSENGPALLKCEYCGSLAPASQFRGSKRFCTNTCAKRYNVSCSQHFKTSRGRSAAGQAPPPTPAEPTARRRGPSRRSSSNNTSNKVSTRHLPVKCHSESSHSEDASSDVEGEEDESPSLSPGSSNSCSRAGHGAPLSDSSAPGSLPLEGANFLSATPAQWSVEEVCRFISSLQGCEELAAQFLSQEIDGQALMLLREDHLISTMNIKLGPALKICASINTLRE, from the exons ATGGAGGGAGGTGAAGACCAAAACACTGGGACCACCAATGGAAATCCTCAGACAAGTGGGAACTCTCGTGCACCCCAGATAGCTCACATGTCTCTGTATGAGAGACAAgctgtacag GCTCTCCAAGCTCTGCAAAGACAACCAAATGCAGCTCAGTACTTCCAACAACtcatgctgcagcagcagatcaATAGTGCCCAACTCCACAATTTGGCGGCAGTGCAACAG GCCACGCTCGCAGCGAGTCGACAGTCCAATACGACAAGTAACAGCATGTCCCAGGCACCTACCACT GTCAACATAAGCACCACGTCCACAGGAGGTACCATGACCAATCCCCGTCCCCATGGCCCAGCCACATCTGCAACAACAACAGGTCTCAATCAGTCAGTGCTGTTGGGTGGAAACTCTGCTGGACAGGGACAGATGTATCTCAGG GTCAACCGCTCTCTCAGAGCTCCCCTTGCCTCACAACTCATCTTCATGCCTGGTGGTACGGCAACAGCAACTGTAGCAACAGTTGCCCAGACACAGCcccagcaacagcagcaacaacaacaacagcaacaacaacaacagcagcagcagcagcatgaagTTGCCCCTGCTGGTGCCCAGTCTGACCATGATCAG GTGCAGAATCTGGCCTTACACTGTGCTCCCAGAGCAGCTGCAGTCAAGTCTGAGCTCCCAGAAAGGAAAGATGTCGCCACCTTTCCTGCTggtcaacagcagcagcaaacatTTGCCCAGACACCTCAGCAGCAAccacaacgacaacaacaaatgaCCAAACAGAACTTTCCTCAGCAGTCAACTGCCAACACCATGACTGCAAAGGCTGGAAACCAAGCTTCCATGACTGTCACTCCTGCAGCTTCTATCGctccatcctccacctcctctccagCACTTCCTCTTTCACAGCTTCTCCTGTCCTCATCCACTGCCCCAGTGATCCTGGTCCCCACCTCAAATGTTCCTACCACCACCCAGGGCTACTCCATTGGCTCAGTGACTCCAAAAGCCAATGTGAACACCCAGACTCTGGTAGTGCAGCCCCTGCAACAGGCCAGCACCAATACCGACAAAGGTCCTGTGCCGATACAGCCCAAGACTGCTCAAGGACAACGCTTACCTGTGCAGATGCCCCCTCGACACCCACCTCCGATTCTTCCAGCACCACCCAGCAACAGCCAGGCAAGCACCATGGGACACAACACACCCCATATCCCTGTGCAGCTTGTGGGAACCAGGCAGGGCTTGGCAGGAAATGCACAGGCTGTGGCCCTGGCACAG ATAAAGCCCACCATTGGCTCTCTGAAGAGAAAATCAGACAGTGACGCTCCAAATGAGATGTCAACAGAGGCTTCAGACTCTGCACCAATGAAAGATTCTGCTCCTCCCTTGTCTCCTGCACCTACAAAGGATTTGG CTccttctgcagcagctgctttcCCGTCTCCACCTACCCTATCCTTGCCTTTGCCCTTGTCAAGAATCGGGCTTGGGGACAAAGACAGACCGCCTGTCCCTCACGCGGTGGTCAAACCTCAAGTCCTCACCCACCTGATAGAGGGCTTTGTAATCCAAGAAGGAGCTGAACCCTTCCCG GTTGCTGGACTTCTCAAAGACAGAGATTTTGCCTTGGTTGGCCGCTCAGAGAATGGACCTGCAT TGTTAAAGTGTGAGTACTGTGGAAGCCTTGCCCCCGCCAGCCAGTTCAGAGGATCAAAGAGGTTCTGCACCAATACCTGTGCTAAGAG GTATAATGTGAGCTGCAGCCAGCACTTCAAGACTAGCAGAGGAAGAAGTGCTGCAGGTCAGGCGCCACCCCCAACACCCGCTGAACCCACTGCTAGGAGAAGGGGACCCTCTCGCAGGAGCAGTTCTAACAACACCTCTAATAAAGTGTCAACCAGGCATCTGCCTGTCAAA TGTCACTCAGAGTCCAGTCATTCAGAGGATGCATCTAGTGAtgtggagggagaggaggatgaatcTCCTTCACTGTCCCCCGGCTCTTCAAACTCCTGCTCGAGGGCTGGACACGGCGCCCCCCTGTCTGACAGCTCAGCCCCTGGCAGTCTTCCACTAGAGGGGGCCAACTTTCTCTCAGCAACTCCAGCTCAATGGAGCGTTGAAGAAGTCTGCAGGTTTATCTCTTCACTGCAAG GTTGTGAAGAGTTGGCCGCCCAATTCTTGTCACAGGAAATAGACGGTCAGGCTCTGATGCTTCTGCGAGAAGACCATCTCATCTCCACCATGAATATCAAGCTGGGTCCCGCCCTCAAGATCTGTGCCTCCATCAACACCCTGCGTGAGTGA
- the phc1 gene encoding polyhomeotic-like protein 1 isoform X1, giving the protein MEGGEDQNTGTTNGNPQTSGNSRAPQIAHMSLYERQAVQALQALQRQPNAAQYFQQLMLQQQINSAQLHNLAAVQQATLAASRQSNTTSNSMSQAPTTVNISTTSTGGTMTNPRPHGPATSATTTGLNQSVLLGGNSAGQGQMYLRVNRSLRAPLASQLIFMPGGTATATVATVAQTQPQQQQQQQQQQQQQQQQQQHEVAPAGAQSDHDQVQNLALHCAPRAAAVKSELPERKDVATFPAGQQQQQTFAQTPQQQPQRQQQMTKQNFPQQSTANTMTAKAGNQASMTVTPAASIAPSSTSSPALPLSQLLLSSSTAPVILVPTSNVPTTTQGYSIGSVTPKANVNTQTLVVQPLQQASTNTDKGPVPIQPKTAQGQRLPVQMPPRHPPPILPAPPSNSQASTMGHNTPHIPVQLVGTRQGLAGNAQAVALAQVRSSTGQESTAGGNVNTVSGNGAMIKPTIGSLKRKSDSDAPNEMSTEASDSAPMKDSAPPLSPAPTKDLAPSAAAAFPSPPTLSLPLPLSRIGLGDKDRPPVPHAVVKPQVLTHLIEGFVIQEGAEPFPVAGLLKDRDFALVGRSENGPALLKCEYCGSLAPASQFRGSKRFCTNTCAKRYNVSCSQHFKTSRGRSAAGQAPPPTPAEPTARRRGPSRRSSSNNTSNKVSTRHLPVKCHSESSHSEDASSDVEGEEDESPSLSPGSSNSCSRAGHGAPLSDSSAPGSLPLEGANFLSATPAQWSVEEVCRFISSLQGCEELAAQFLSQEIDGQALMLLREDHLISTMNIKLGPALKICASINTLRE; this is encoded by the exons ATGGAGGGAGGTGAAGACCAAAACACTGGGACCACCAATGGAAATCCTCAGACAAGTGGGAACTCTCGTGCACCCCAGATAGCTCACATGTCTCTGTATGAGAGACAAgctgtacag GCTCTCCAAGCTCTGCAAAGACAACCAAATGCAGCTCAGTACTTCCAACAACtcatgctgcagcagcagatcaATAGTGCCCAACTCCACAATTTGGCGGCAGTGCAACAG GCCACGCTCGCAGCGAGTCGACAGTCCAATACGACAAGTAACAGCATGTCCCAGGCACCTACCACT GTCAACATAAGCACCACGTCCACAGGAGGTACCATGACCAATCCCCGTCCCCATGGCCCAGCCACATCTGCAACAACAACAGGTCTCAATCAGTCAGTGCTGTTGGGTGGAAACTCTGCTGGACAGGGACAGATGTATCTCAGG GTCAACCGCTCTCTCAGAGCTCCCCTTGCCTCACAACTCATCTTCATGCCTGGTGGTACGGCAACAGCAACTGTAGCAACAGTTGCCCAGACACAGCcccagcaacagcagcaacaacaacaacagcaacaacaacaacagcagcagcagcagcatgaagTTGCCCCTGCTGGTGCCCAGTCTGACCATGATCAG GTGCAGAATCTGGCCTTACACTGTGCTCCCAGAGCAGCTGCAGTCAAGTCTGAGCTCCCAGAAAGGAAAGATGTCGCCACCTTTCCTGCTggtcaacagcagcagcaaacatTTGCCCAGACACCTCAGCAGCAAccacaacgacaacaacaaatgaCCAAACAGAACTTTCCTCAGCAGTCAACTGCCAACACCATGACTGCAAAGGCTGGAAACCAAGCTTCCATGACTGTCACTCCTGCAGCTTCTATCGctccatcctccacctcctctccagCACTTCCTCTTTCACAGCTTCTCCTGTCCTCATCCACTGCCCCAGTGATCCTGGTCCCCACCTCAAATGTTCCTACCACCACCCAGGGCTACTCCATTGGCTCAGTGACTCCAAAAGCCAATGTGAACACCCAGACTCTGGTAGTGCAGCCCCTGCAACAGGCCAGCACCAATACCGACAAAGGTCCTGTGCCGATACAGCCCAAGACTGCTCAAGGACAACGCTTACCTGTGCAGATGCCCCCTCGACACCCACCTCCGATTCTTCCAGCACCACCCAGCAACAGCCAGGCAAGCACCATGGGACACAACACACCCCATATCCCTGTGCAGCTTGTGGGAACCAGGCAGGGCTTGGCAGGAAATGCACAGGCTGTGGCCCTGGCACAGGTACGAAGCAGCACAGGCCAGGAAAGTACAGCTGGTGGGAATGTTAACACAGTCTCCGGCAATGGTGCCATG ATAAAGCCCACCATTGGCTCTCTGAAGAGAAAATCAGACAGTGACGCTCCAAATGAGATGTCAACAGAGGCTTCAGACTCTGCACCAATGAAAGATTCTGCTCCTCCCTTGTCTCCTGCACCTACAAAGGATTTGG CTccttctgcagcagctgctttcCCGTCTCCACCTACCCTATCCTTGCCTTTGCCCTTGTCAAGAATCGGGCTTGGGGACAAAGACAGACCGCCTGTCCCTCACGCGGTGGTCAAACCTCAAGTCCTCACCCACCTGATAGAGGGCTTTGTAATCCAAGAAGGAGCTGAACCCTTCCCG GTTGCTGGACTTCTCAAAGACAGAGATTTTGCCTTGGTTGGCCGCTCAGAGAATGGACCTGCAT TGTTAAAGTGTGAGTACTGTGGAAGCCTTGCCCCCGCCAGCCAGTTCAGAGGATCAAAGAGGTTCTGCACCAATACCTGTGCTAAGAG GTATAATGTGAGCTGCAGCCAGCACTTCAAGACTAGCAGAGGAAGAAGTGCTGCAGGTCAGGCGCCACCCCCAACACCCGCTGAACCCACTGCTAGGAGAAGGGGACCCTCTCGCAGGAGCAGTTCTAACAACACCTCTAATAAAGTGTCAACCAGGCATCTGCCTGTCAAA TGTCACTCAGAGTCCAGTCATTCAGAGGATGCATCTAGTGAtgtggagggagaggaggatgaatcTCCTTCACTGTCCCCCGGCTCTTCAAACTCCTGCTCGAGGGCTGGACACGGCGCCCCCCTGTCTGACAGCTCAGCCCCTGGCAGTCTTCCACTAGAGGGGGCCAACTTTCTCTCAGCAACTCCAGCTCAATGGAGCGTTGAAGAAGTCTGCAGGTTTATCTCTTCACTGCAAG GTTGTGAAGAGTTGGCCGCCCAATTCTTGTCACAGGAAATAGACGGTCAGGCTCTGATGCTTCTGCGAGAAGACCATCTCATCTCCACCATGAATATCAAGCTGGGTCCCGCCCTCAAGATCTGTGCCTCCATCAACACCCTGCGTGAGTGA
- the styk1b gene encoding tyrosine-protein kinase STYK1b, giving the protein MSSASNTDSRCSPGDTICEIRVYEQEVIIVPTLLLATFVVTLVFILLLRYCPEKVDRIRPKSTKSGTRRMLHGIDAPEGINVLEHENIVLDVRNSYSTFNPPIKYPSENNFDSVDEKIQHNPPPQTFKPAFTPIVQPRELPRQRLPESFNLVSPLTTAFSLRSTPVSLYRARMDNRNVVLRVLNDSADVTERHAFLGFASFLAELGPHPFLPELLGVVSLRAPLVTVMEELENRDLLSFLWQCRQENVNPPCEMTERRIFTMAKQLASALEFLHSKNLLHGNIRAHSVLVTKDLTAKLWGLRGVYTRKNNEKTQKDDPSMKKWQAPEILAKRPAVQSSDIWSFGILLYEMVTLGDAPFAEISSNELLQFHQRGKSLKKSSNCSNMLHAVIKGCCQWKDQDRLSVAELSRKLLSGEKNASDKVLKASGIINIEQYLQEAGYGEVNSYTVF; this is encoded by the exons ATGTCTTCGGCCTCAAATACAGACTCCCGCTGCAGTCCAGGGGATACTATCTGTG AGATCCGGGTGTACGAGCAGGAGGTGATCATTGTGCCCACGTTGCTGCTGGCCACCTTCGTGGTCACTCTGGTCTTCATTTTACTGCTGCGTTATTGTCCAGAGAAAGTTGACCGCATTCGTCCAAAGTCCACAAAGTCGGGCACCAGGAGAATGCTCCATGGAATCGATG CCCCAGAGGGTATCAATGTCTTGGAGCATGAAAACATTGTTCTGGATGTACGCAATTCCTATTCCACCTTCAACCCTCCAATCAAATATCCATCCGAAAACAACTTTGACTCTGTGGATGAAAAGATCCAGCACAACCCCCCACCACAGACTTTCAAGCCTGCTTTCACCCCCATTGTCCAGCCTAGAGAGTTGCCCCGTCAGAGGCTGCCCGAGTCCTTCAACCTGGTTTCTCCTCTGACCACAGCTTTTTCCCTGCGCTCCACACCCGTGTCCCTCTACAGAGCTCGTATGGACAACAGGAATGTGGTTTTACGAGTCTTAAATG ACTCTGCTGATGTCACAGAAAGACACGCTTTCTTGGGATTTGCCTCCTTCCTGGCTGAACTGGGACCACATCCCTTCCTGCCAGAGCTTCTTGGTGTCGTCTCTCTTCGAGCTCCCCTGGTTACAGtcatggaggagctggagaataGAGACCTGCTTAGCTTCCTGTGGCAATGCAGACAG gaAAATGTGAATCCTCCATGTGAGATGACTGAAAGACGAATATTTACCATGGCCAAGCAACTGGCCTCTGCACTg GAGTTCCTGCACAGCAAAAATCTTCTCCATGGAAACATTCGTGCTCACAGTGTACTAGTCACCAAGGATCTTACAGCCAAGCTTTGGGGCCTGCGTGGAGTTTATACAAGGAAAAATAACGAAAAAACTCAGAAGGATGATCCCAGTATGAAGAAATGGCAGGCACCAGAGATTTTAGCTAAGAGACCTGCTGTTCAGAGCAGCGACAT CTGGTCATTTGGCATCTTACTCTATGAAATGGTGACTTTAG GTGACGCTCCATTTGCAGAAATCTCATCTAATGAACTTCTTCAGTTTCATCAAAGAGGGAAAAGTCTGAAAAAATCTTCCAACTGCTCCAACATGCT TCACGCTGTCATTAAGGGTTGTTGTCAATGGAAGGATCAAGATCGACTCTCTGTGGCTGAACTGAGCCGCAAGCTCCTCTCAGGAGAGAAGAATGCTTCAGACAAAGTCCTTAAGGCATCAGGGATTATTAACATTGAGCAATACCTGCAAGAAGCTGGATACGGAGAAGTTAACAGCTACACTGTTTTCTGA
- the gstk1 gene encoding glutathione S-transferase kappa 1: MTSKKVIELFYDVVSPYSWLGFEIMCRYRNVWNIDLKLRPAFLGGVMQGSGNKPPGLVPNKFLYMTKDINRLTEYFGVPLQAPSDPFEVMFNKGSLSAMRLVTAVQEREKTGDKLVEQVSRQLWRRIWSEDKDITEPASLAEAAMKAGLSDSETKEVLELSTSKQVKDKLKKTTQDALDYGAFGFPLMVCHLNGKPEIFFGNDRFELMAHCIGEKWLGPHPNQATAKL, translated from the exons ATGACATCTAAGAAAGTGATCGAATTGTTCTACGACGTTGTTTCTCCGTACTCTTGGCTTGGCTTTGAG ATCATGTGTCGCTACAGAAATGTCTGGAACATAGATCTCAAACTCCGTCCTGCTTTTCTGGGGGGTGTCATGCAGGGATCAG GCAACAAGCCCCCTGGTCTGGTTCCGAACAAATTCCTGTACATGACCAAGGACATAAACCGCTTAACGGAGTATTTTGGTGTTCCCTTGCAGGCGCCGTCTGATCCCTTTGAGGTTATGTTCAACAAAG GCTCCTTGTCTGCGATGCGACTTGTAACAGCAGTACAGGAGAGGGAGAAGACTGGAGACAAGCTGGTGGAGCAGGTGTCACGGCAGCTGTGGAGAAGAATCTGGAGTGAGGACAAAGACATCACTGAACCTGCATCACTGGCTGAG GCAGCGATGAAAGCAGGATTGTCTGACAGTGAGACTAAAGAAGTGCTGGAGTTGTCCACCTCAAAGCAGGTCAAAGAcaagctgaaaaaaacaacacaggatGCTCTTGATTATGGG GCATTTGGCTTCCCCTTGATGGTGTGTCATTTAAATGGAAAGCCAGAGATATTTTTTGGCAATGACAGATTTGAGCTCATGGCCCACTGCATTG GAGAGAAGTGGCTGGGACCTCATCCTAATCAAGCAACTGCTAAACTGTGA